In Carbonactinospora thermoautotrophica, the genomic stretch GCTCGGCCAACCGCTCCGGGTCCAGCTTCGCGGTGTACTCGACCAGCGCCCGCCACTGGGCGGACAGCGCGACGCGCACCTTCCGCACGTCGTACCGGCGTGTCCTGGATGGCATGTCCCCGACGATATCCGCGTCTCACCGGGCCGTCTCGTAATTCGCCCGGCACGATCAGGACGCGGGGGTTTCAGGGAACGTGAGCCTGTACGGGGATCCCGACGAGCGTCTCCGAGCCCGCCCAGCTCTTCGATCTCGTCCACCAGGTCGAGCGCGCGATCTGGGAGACCTACCCACAGCGCCCCGGCACGCTCTCGCTCGACGTGTCGTACCCGATGCCCGGCGGGTGCGCCGACCAGCCCTGCGGCGAGCTGAGCACCGGTCTCGGACGCTGGTTCGGCCCGCGCGAGAAGTGACCGTCCGTGGACGCCCGGCGGCCACGCGGCCTCGACCCGGGTCTCGCCGGTGAGCCTCTCCTGATCAGGGCTTGTGAGGCATCTTTCAACCGCGCGCAACATCCGGGTGACACGGGGGCAAAAGAAGCGAGTCAGAGTACCTTCCATGATTGAGACATCCGAGAAGGACACGGCAGTCGAGACGGCGTCCCCCACACTCTTCGAGCAGATCGGGGGCGAGGAAGCAGTGGCAGCAGTCGTCGACATCTTCTACGGACAGGTACTCGCCGACCCGGATCTGACCCACTACTTCGAGGGCATAGACATGGATCGGCTCAAAGCCCACCAGAGGCGGTTCATCGGCCAGGCACTGGGCGCCAGCGCGCCGTACTCAGGCCGGACGATGCGGGCCGCACACGAGAAGCTCGGGATCACCAACGCGGCCTTCGACCGCGTGGTCGACCACCTCGCCGCTTCCCTGGCCGAAGCCGGCGTCGACGAGCCGACCATCGCTCGCATCGCCGAGGCCGTGCTCCCGCTGAAGGCGGACATCGTCACGGCGTGACCGAGTCACCCGGCGACCCGCAGGAGGCTCCCGGTCGGCAACGGATCCGCAGGGGGGAAGTCCCAGGAGCTCCGGGGAGTGAGGAGCAGCGGCTCCCCGGCTGGGGGGGACACGAAAGGGGCCGCGCACCCGGAGTGCGCGGCCCCTGACGCGGGCTCAGGCGTCCGGCGAGATCGTGGCGCCGAACAGACGCGGGAGCGTGCCGGTGTACGCCTCGCGCAGCTCGGCCAGCGGGATCTCGAACTGGTCCTGAACCTCCAGCGTGTCGCCGACCACCACGCCGATGCGCGCCCACGGCATCCGGCGGGCGGTGCACATCTCGGTGAACCGCAGCTCCTCGGTGCGCGGCACGGCCACCAGCGCCCGGCCCGCCGACTCCGAGAACAGGGCCACGAACGGGTCCAGGTCCTCGGGCAGGACGATCCGCGCGCCCACCCCGTACCGCAGGCAGGACTCGACCAAGGCCTGGGCGAGGCCACCGTCGGACAGGTCGTGCGCGGCCGCCAGCATGCCGTCGCGGGAGCCGGCGATGAGGATGTCGGCGAGCAGCCGCTCCCGCTCCAGGTCGACCCGCGGCGGCAGGCCGCCGAGGTGGCCGTGGATCACGTGCGCCCACTCCGAGCCCCCGAACTCCTCACGGGTCTCGCCGAGCAGGATGATCACGTCGCCCTCGGTGGTGAACCCGAGCGGCGTGCGGCGCTCGACGTCGTCCAGCACCCCCAGCACGCCGACGATCGGCGTGGGGTGGATGGCGACGTCCCCGGTCTGGTTGTAGAAGCTGACGTTGCCGCCGGTCACCGGGGTGCCCAGCGCCTGGCAGGCGTCGGCCAGCCCACGCACGGCCTCGGCGAACTGCCACATGACGCCGGGGTCCTCCGGGGAGCCGAAGTTCAGGCAGTTGGTGACCGCGAGCGGCCGGGCCCCGGTGACCGCGACGTTCCGGTACGCCTCGGCGAGCGCGAGCTGCGCGCCGGCGTAGGGGTCGAGCTTGCAGTACCGGCCGTTGCCGTCGGTCGAGATCGCCACTCCCAGCCCGGTCTCCTCGTCGATGCGCAGGACCCCGGCGTCCTCCGGGTAGGCGAGCACGGTGTTGCCGAGCACGTACCGGTCGTACTGCGAGGTCACCCACGACTTGTCGCACAGGTTCGGCGAGGCGGCCAACCGCAGCAGGGTCTCCCGCAGCTCCTCGCCGGTCGCGGGGCGGGCGAGCCGGTCCGGGGTGTCGGCCTGGAGCGCGTCCTGGTACGCCGGGCGGGCGTAGGGGCGCTGGTACACCGGCCCCTCATGGGCGACGGTGCGCGGCGGCACGTCCACGATCTTCTCGCCGTGCCAGAAGATCTCCAGCCGGTCGCCGTCCGTGACCTCGCCGATCACCGTGGCCGGCACGTCCCACTTCTCGCAGATCTCCAGGAAGCGGGCGACCTTGTCCGGCTCGACGATCGCGCACATGCGCTCCTGCGACTCGCTCATCAGGATCTCCTCCGGAGCGAGCGTGGGGTCGCGCAGGGGCACCAGGTCCAGGTCGACGCGCATGCCTCCGGTGCCGGCGCTGGCCAGCTCCGAGGTGGCGCAGGACAGGCCAGCGCCGCCCAGGTCCTGGATGCCGACGACCAGGTCCTCGGCGAAGATCTCCTGGCAGCACTCGACCAGGATCTTCTCCATGAACGGGTCGCCGACCTGGACACTCGGCCGCTTGGTCGGGCCGCCCTCCTCGAAGGTCTCCGAGGCCAGGACGGACACCCCGCCGATGCCGTCGCCGCCGG encodes the following:
- a CDS encoding group I truncated hemoglobin: MIETSEKDTAVETASPTLFEQIGGEEAVAAVVDIFYGQVLADPDLTHYFEGIDMDRLKAHQRRFIGQALGASAPYSGRTMRAAHEKLGITNAAFDRVVDHLAASLAEAGVDEPTIARIAEAVLPLKADIVTA
- the purL gene encoding phosphoribosylformylglycinamidine synthase subunit PurL, with the translated sequence MTKQLDTVELASKTPDVAQPYAELGLKDDEYARIREILGRRPTSSELAMYSVMWSEHCSYKSSKVHLRQFGEKKPETDALLVGIGQNAGVVDVGQGYAVTFKIESHNHPSYVEPYQGAATGIGGIVRDILSMGARPVAVMDPLRFGPADAPDTARVLPGVVAGISGYGNCLGLPNIGGEVVFDPCYAGNPLVNALCVGVMRHSDIKLAHATGPGNKVILFGARTGGDGIGGVSVLASETFEEGGPTKRPSVQVGDPFMEKILVECCQEIFAEDLVVGIQDLGGAGLSCATSELASAGTGGMRVDLDLVPLRDPTLAPEEILMSESQERMCAIVEPDKVARFLEICEKWDVPATVIGEVTDGDRLEIFWHGEKIVDVPPRTVAHEGPVYQRPYARPAYQDALQADTPDRLARPATGEELRETLLRLAASPNLCDKSWVTSQYDRYVLGNTVLAYPEDAGVLRIDEETGLGVAISTDGNGRYCKLDPYAGAQLALAEAYRNVAVTGARPLAVTNCLNFGSPEDPGVMWQFAEAVRGLADACQALGTPVTGGNVSFYNQTGDVAIHPTPIVGVLGVLDDVERRTPLGFTTEGDVIILLGETREEFGGSEWAHVIHGHLGGLPPRVDLERERLLADILIAGSRDGMLAAAHDLSDGGLAQALVESCLRYGVGARIVLPEDLDPFVALFSESAGRALVAVPRTEELRFTEMCTARRMPWARIGVVVGDTLEVQDQFEIPLAELREAYTGTLPRLFGATISPDA